One window of the Tachypleus tridentatus isolate NWPU-2018 chromosome 10, ASM421037v1, whole genome shotgun sequence genome contains the following:
- the LOC143228811 gene encoding RNA-binding protein Ro60-like isoform X1, with translation MTSVHTEPLSHKSSTLGDIKGIVSVDWTMGDRAGISEHSRLLRFLHIGTEANCYTPGNKKFSVENVHCIDTSNQELAVKEIVRVAKEGLSVCPDALFFALAVCSRSQDPKTKDSAYSALQEVCLTGEGLFSFVHFGEEVSKPTTGWGRSRRTAVANWYKVDPKKLASLVTRVVSHRGWTHKDLLRLVHLKTENKALSAIYKYITHGYEAAEKEFSVEDVSSDVKEILAYLKAVHELKHTTDEQKAVHLIEMHDLSFEHVPTQLLKSEEVWLCLISRLPVQVLVAQLPRLHR, from the exons ATGACGTCAGTGCATACCGAACCGCTCAGTCATAAGTCTTCGACACTCGGTGATATAAAGG GTATAGTTAGTGTTGACTGGACCATGGGAGACAGAGCTGGTATTTCTGAACACAGTAGGTTACTGAGATTTCTTCATATAGGAACAGAAGCAAACTGTTATACTCCTGGGAACAAGAAGTTTTCTGTAGAAAACGTCCACTGTATTGATACAAGCAATCAGGAATTAGCCGTAAAAGAAATCGTGAGAGTTGCAAAAGAAGGCTTGTCGGTTTGTCCGGATGCTCTGTTTTTTGCTCTTGCTGTTTGTTCACGTTCCCAAGATCCGAAAACAAAGGATTCGGCCTATTCAGCACTACAGGAAGTTTGTTTAACTGGTGAAGGattatttagttttgttcattTTGGGGAAGAGGTCAGCAAACCCACCACAGGGTGGGGAAGAAGTCGTCGAACTGCCGTGGCCAATTGGTATAAGGTAGACCCAAAAAAGCTCGCATCACTAGTGACACGGGTCGTGTCTCATCGTGGCTGGACTCACAAGGACTTACTTCGATTGGttcatttaaaaactgaaaataaag CCTTGTCTGCCATTTATAAATACATCACTCATGGTTACGAAGCTGCTGAGAAGGAATTTAGTGTTGAAGATGTCTCGTCTGATGTTAAGGAAATCCTAGCTTACCTGAAAGCAGTTCATGAACTGAAACACACCACTGATGAACAGAAAGCTGTTCATTTGATAGAGATGCATGATCTCAGTTTTGAACACGTACCAACACAACTGCTGAAGTCTGAAGAG GTTTGGCTCTGCCTAATTTCAAGACTTCCAGTCCAAGTGCTTGTGGCACAACTTCCCAGACTCCATCGCTAG
- the LOC143228811 gene encoding RNA-binding protein Ro60-like isoform X2, which yields MGDRAGISEHSRLLRFLHIGTEANCYTPGNKKFSVENVHCIDTSNQELAVKEIVRVAKEGLSVCPDALFFALAVCSRSQDPKTKDSAYSALQEVCLTGEGLFSFVHFGEEVSKPTTGWGRSRRTAVANWYKVDPKKLASLVTRVVSHRGWTHKDLLRLVHLKTENKALSAIYKYITHGYEAAEKEFSVEDVSSDVKEILAYLKAVHELKHTTDEQKAVHLIEMHDLSFEHVPTQLLKSEEVWLCLISRLPVQVLVAQLPRLHR from the exons ATGGGAGACAGAGCTGGTATTTCTGAACACAGTAGGTTACTGAGATTTCTTCATATAGGAACAGAAGCAAACTGTTATACTCCTGGGAACAAGAAGTTTTCTGTAGAAAACGTCCACTGTATTGATACAAGCAATCAGGAATTAGCCGTAAAAGAAATCGTGAGAGTTGCAAAAGAAGGCTTGTCGGTTTGTCCGGATGCTCTGTTTTTTGCTCTTGCTGTTTGTTCACGTTCCCAAGATCCGAAAACAAAGGATTCGGCCTATTCAGCACTACAGGAAGTTTGTTTAACTGGTGAAGGattatttagttttgttcattTTGGGGAAGAGGTCAGCAAACCCACCACAGGGTGGGGAAGAAGTCGTCGAACTGCCGTGGCCAATTGGTATAAGGTAGACCCAAAAAAGCTCGCATCACTAGTGACACGGGTCGTGTCTCATCGTGGCTGGACTCACAAGGACTTACTTCGATTGGttcatttaaaaactgaaaataaag CCTTGTCTGCCATTTATAAATACATCACTCATGGTTACGAAGCTGCTGAGAAGGAATTTAGTGTTGAAGATGTCTCGTCTGATGTTAAGGAAATCCTAGCTTACCTGAAAGCAGTTCATGAACTGAAACACACCACTGATGAACAGAAAGCTGTTCATTTGATAGAGATGCATGATCTCAGTTTTGAACACGTACCAACACAACTGCTGAAGTCTGAAGAG GTTTGGCTCTGCCTAATTTCAAGACTTCCAGTCCAAGTGCTTGTGGCACAACTTCCCAGACTCCATCGCTAG
- the LOC143228813 gene encoding RNA-binding protein RO60-like — translation MLQRSSFKMVRPTNKRYLMAVDICGSMFHGRKTSGCRYLSSADASCLVLMALAQAESEKLTALAFSKDGLEEIEVSKEMSHGEVLKKLREIPMGTVDQASPLLWAKEKKKSFDVILICTDNQTQPDTHPVDAFKDYRKTMDLPQARLVMCAFSSKDNFPSDEPDVLHIAGFNDKVLHVIQNFACGIF, via the exons ATGCTACAACGTTCCTCTTTCAAG ATGGTTCGTCCAACAAATAAACGGTACCTCATGGCTGTTGATATCTGTGGATCTATGTTCCATGGTAGGAAGACCTCCGGATGTCGCTACCTTTCCTCAGCTGATGCTTCATGTTTGGTTTTAATGGCATTAGCTCAAGCTGAGAGTGAAAAATTGACAGCTCTTGCATTCTCTAAAGATGGACTTGAGGAAATAGAAGTTTCTAAGGAGATGTCTCATGGAGAGGTTCTTAAAAAGTTGAGAGAG ATTCCAATGGGAACAGTCGACCAGGCCAGTCCTTTACTGTGggctaaagaaaagaaaaaatcatttGATGTGATTTTAATATGCACTGATAACCAGACACAACCAGATACTCATCCTGTAGATGCTTTCAAAGATTATAGAAAAACCATGGATTTGCCACAAGCCAG GCTTGTGATGTGTGCATTTTCAAGCAAAGATAATTTTCCTTCTGATGAGCCTGATGTGTTGCACATTGCTGGTTTTAATGATAAGGTACTCCATGTGATACAAAATTTTGCTTGTGGAATCTTTTGA